The Pieris napi chromosome 11, ilPieNapi1.2, whole genome shotgun sequence DNA segment caaaatatttctacttTTATCTTTATAGGTCAAGACGAAGAAAAACTGTTGGGGTCCGTTCTTTTACCATCATATAAGGTATCAGCTTGTACTAGTGAAGATAAGGTAATGAGGAAGTACGCGTTTAAATTAGAACACGCAAATATGCGGACGTACGTATTAGCAGCGATGGATCAAGAATCTATGATGAAATGGGTTAAGGGACTAACTATGGCTGCGCTTATGCAAAACTAcaggtatatatttttgcgTAGTCCTATAATCACAAAGGTATTACCCGCAACCATGTTGTTACTGTTATTGCATTTTGTTCATAGTTTGCTTTAAGCTACACCTGAAGTATAGGTTAAAGTAAAATACGTATAAATAGAAGcgatttttcaaatatttatttccaacacacaaatatacagtatttacaatattataatctacatagtaataaaaataatgaaacatttattaatggaaaattaaaacaaatgtaaaaagtttgtaagtatacctttaatgctggcagcatttcctcgctgtattgccaACTTATTccttgagcgaggaaagcaccagctatGGGGTCACCGTTACTaacaggcgccaacttaaatctttaattagcgttTGTGTacttgaatataaaaaaacagggTGCATGTactacttatgtacgcgcgtaagatgttatacttctttggcattattaaaaatagtttttgattgcatgcaaataattaattacaattaaataataaaagactggaatctcttacattaagtgtaacataaattctattattattcgaatgttgtttttaaattatgtccaatgccgtagcatcttccgtgggcaacttcattctgttaattttgtgtcacggtgcgcgcgcatcgtaaaatttcactctcatcaatttttcgtaacgtgcctaaagaagtgtaacttcaaaaatacagacaaaaagaagtataaattAGTTTGATTGCGCTGTTCGTTATACGTCTGTTCGGAATTTATTAAACTCTTTTTTTTTCCAGCGAACACCAACGGAAACAAATTGAGCGAACTGCAAAACCAGAGGTACGTATTATCGTGTGCATAACGTGAATCGATGCAAGTCCTCAATCAATCCGCTAGAGCATAACCAAGGACAGTCACCGGTTTATGGGCATAACTGTAAATGTTGATCGGTGCCAATACTAACCGCTCtagtttttcttcttttaagtaatagatagacatattatgtacttacaaatttttttatttttatattttatatgattggacaatttagaccaattgacctagtcccatgctaagctggtgaagcttgtattgtgggtactaggcaacggatatacatacatattaaagatagatagacatataaatacataattaaacacccaagacctaagcacaacaccaaatgctcatcacatcgatgtttgtctcagctggggatcgaacccgggatccatggattcgcagtcaggggtactaaccacaagaccaatgagccgtctaaACTCTAATTGATATCATGAAAGAATTGATTATATGTgcacaatttataaaatttattttaatttatattaaattaagtaaaaggtttttatttcCTCTGTGGTTGAGAGTCGTAATTTAATGatgacaaaacaaaaaacagttTGTTCAATAAAATGCGGTAAAATAAAGACGTGGgatcaaaattttatataagtgggtttgaagttatatatattaagttgtTTCTTTGTAACAATGAATCATACAGCTAATTTTATAAGCaaacattttacatattagTTTATTGGTAGTTGAGTTCAcaaaggtatttttaaaatattttcaggaTGACGATATTCCTGGACCTACATACGCAAATGCACCTCCCAAGCCACGACGCTCAAATGATGGATACAATTCACCAGGCTCAGACATGTTAGTATAAAGATATACGCTGTTGTAGTGGACCAAAGTTATAGTTACATATTCAATACCTATTACTATTTCAGATACGACCCAAATTACGATCTTTTGATCAAACCAGAGTCTCAATATAATCAAAGCACTTCGAAGCAATATCAAGATCAATATGGAAGTAAAGCGAATCAAGAATCTTACGCCAGAACCCCACAGTCGCCTCCCCAACCACCTCTCTATCAAACAAAAAGATCTAACGATTTACACAATTCTGGATCGAACCACGAAAGACCTCAAGAACTGTATAAATTCCCACAATCGCCCCCTTTTGAAACAAGACGTCTTCCCGATGAAAACATGTaccaaacacaaaataatccCTTCTTACAAAATTATTCAGGCCAGGAAACTCGTATTCCTCTTGAAACACAAAACACTGATCAAAAATCCATAAAAAGTTATGGAGACAATTATCCAGAAACGAAAACTCGTAATGATAATGCACACGCTAGAGATGTGTATGGTGAATTAAAGGATCTAAAGCCGGTTCCAACGAACAGTGTAAATGATCGAATTATGGAGAGACGAACGCCCGATGCATACGGGCGATCCACTACGATGTCgagttataaaaacaaacttgGTGATTATGAAGATGTATACTCTCCATATTCAAGTGAAAATCCTGCGAAGTCACCTAATTTATCACTTCATCGAGATAATATTAGTTTGTCAAGTCAAAAACAGCAACAAAAGCCCAATCAGGTAggtttcaattgtttttagtttttgtagtATTAcagtaaaatgttttattgttatattagtaTAGGGATTGAGTTCTGCAAGAGATAGGATTCAAAGCAATACCATAGCTTTTGCCAAGATTcagtataacttaaatatgaCTAGGTATtcatatacaaaaaatgtaatatttacttattttactaCGTATATCATGAACTCTTTGCAGACTCAAGAGAAAGTGTTTAGCGGGCCATCAGTTCTTCGAAGGAAGAAAATGCAAGCAAGTGGCATACAACCTCCCATGCCCAGGCCACATAGCGCAGACTTTCTAGAGTACGAAGCTAGAAACGAATCATTGAATAAGACAATGCCAACAAGAAACAATTTAGATCCTCATAAAAATCCACAGCGGCCTAAGTCTAGCCTTGACATTAACTCATATTACGACCCCAGTTCAGAAACATATTACTCCGAAGAGAGCTATGCAGAAAAAATGAGACAGTCAGCTCAATATTTGCAGCAACAAGGTCTTGCGCCTCGTAACATACAGATACCTCTCGCAAAATATGCAAGTGGCTTAGCTGAAAAACAATTGCAGTCCCCCTACGCTCATACACCAAACAACAATTATGAAACGGAATTTGGCGCAAAACAACGCGATAATATCAGCTACACCTCAAAATACAGTGATCTAGAAGGATTAAACTCTAATTGGATGCTAAAAGAGAAAGATTTAGAACAACAAAAGGATTACTTGAACCGAAGTGGGAGTGTAATGAGTGATGGATCAAATGGAAGTTACCTGAAAGAAGCAAGTAAACTGGAGCCTAATTCTGATGGTTTTATAAGATCTGCGAGTGCACGATTACCTACTACAGAACGTGATGGTGAAAAGAAAGTTCAGCAGGTATAAAtgattcttattttattttactccagccctgcgattctgtaactcacttttcgaactcacacagcggttttcgcatcgggggcgctctcaaatcagtcgtgaagcagtcattttatgatttggcattctgaaaaggtgggagcttgtagtttattagaatgcaatcataaatgactgcttcacgactgatttgagagcgaccccctaatgcgaaaaccgctgtgtgagttcgaaaagtgagttagaAGGCCTACATTAATTGTTCAATACAATATCTCAACTTATTGGTGTTTGTTACAGCGCGAGGAATCAATGAAACGCCTATTGGAATggaaacaaagaatgttgcaGTCTCCTTTGACTAGAAAAAGCACTCCTGCAACTATTTCCTTAGCAAGATCTCTAAATCAGAGTCGACAATCATTAAGATCAGATCAGTACAAACCTAAAACATACTCAAATAATTCATATAACAGCTACTCATCTGACGATGAAGGTTAGTGCCATAgctttaatcaattaattagaCCAAAGAGCATGTATATTTTTCTCTAAACCAATTTTAAAGCatgtaaaaattaagtttagttTGGTCGTACGCATGATAATTCGTGTTCAGTgtatttgtagtaaaatataaactagTCATTAAAGACCTCGGCTATTTTAAGTAGagctaataatatatagttaaatttatttttacatgtaCTTCATTTactttatgaatataaaaatgccATTACATtacttgtttataattattatattttattgtattcaaCTATAAACAAGCAGCCTTTGGTGACTTCGCTTTGCGGAACCTTCCTGCCTGCTGGGGGATATGTCACTAACTATCGCATTTAATTGGTGTTGGGTCAGTAAACCTATATAATTACTGTAGATTATATATGGAAGCCGTAGATCgtatttacataactttatTTGGAAAAGGTGCAATAATTACTAACAATCAAGCATTatcaaatacaataatattattatttggaaagtaagaaattaaaatttggttTCGCTTTTGCACCTCAGAGGAAACACCTGGGACTGATCTGCAAAACTCAAGTCCTATGCAGGCAGGAAGGTCTTACATACAGGGAATAGAGAGTCCCTCAATAACAAAACCAAAATCCCCTCACGAGCCTTGTTCTGTCCTATTGCCCGATGAAAAATTCGAAATAACAagtgttagtaaaaacaaTAGCAGTCTCCAAAACGCATacgaaaatattaatgtagaaGAATCCATAGCCGAGAATGTTAAAAGTAACGCCCAGGAAGAACACATATACGAAGATCATATTCCTCAGCTTATTGATATGCCTGAAGAGACTGAGCAGACATCAGCAGTTACTTGTGATGGATATGAAACTCATGAAAGTGAATCAGAATCAGAAGCTCAGCTCGAATATACAGATAATGATTTAGATGAAGTACTTCTTGAATCGGATACTGAAACGTCTAAGCAAGATAATAACGAACTTGTAAGTAATCAATCAGAAACCCCGCCAATTCTATCATTAAATGAAGATCATTACTTACCGATGAGCCCTAGAAAATTATTGCCAATAGAACCAGCacataaaatgattttagaaAACTTAAGCGTTTTCGATCAATCGATGCCAATAACTTATGAAGATAATCCATATGTAGAAATGAATTTGGGAGGGGAGGAGGATGACATGCAGACATACGAAATTGTTTGTGTAAACAATGGTAAGATGGTTGAACCAGTGTACATGGAATTGAATAATCTTACGGCAGCTGATCAAGAAATAGAAAATACGAATTCAAAAGATTGCCACTCAGATACAGCCTCTAATTTTGCAGACACCAAAGATCCAACATTGAGGAGAGTGTCAAAAACcgagaaaaataaagaaaaggcGGAAGGTTCTGACGCTGATGATGAATGCTCTAAAGACCTATCGATAGATGCCCCTTTTAGTAGATTAAGTATTTCAGATACATTCCGCCCTGCTTCGTATTATCTCAGTTGTAGTTCTATGATATTGGATAGGCAGGATAGTTCTGATAGTGATATCTTACCACCTCCACCCATTCCAAGTTCATCTCCACCATGCGAAGAATTAAATGATGAAGCCTTGTCCAGGTATATTTTAGACAAATTAGATAAATCCGATATATCTCAAgataattctattttaaaaatgttaacaaacgaaaatcaaaatatgaataaaatgaaaagaaaagcGACCTCGTTAATGATATACGGTAGCCGAACTTCAATTCACGATACTCTTACTAGGGGTGAAAAAATTCGACATAATAGAGCGAGCTTAACAAACGATAGgagtaaattatttgaagaaaaaGAAACCGTCAACCTATTAAATAGATCTTTATTCGATTTGAAAAACAATTCTTCAGATTGTATTGACTCTGATTCGTTCAGAAGTTGTATTGTTGACAGAGATTCATCGAGATTGTCCTTAGATTCAGATGTAAGTagtaaatttgaaattactCCATCCAATCTATCTTCAGAACTTACAAGCTTAGCTGATGGTGACTCTATATATGATTTACGTAATTCAAGTGACTGCGCTGATGCTAATTTGTTACGGAAAAACCAATTTGTTTCAGAAACTTATTTGTTAAGTCAAATTGAACGCAGCGATTTGATACAACTTAACAGAACGTCAAACGAAAAAGATACGTCTTGTAGTCCAGAAGAAacgaaaatgaataaaacacaAACTTTAACCAAAAGtgaaaatttgaatattgtttgttCCCACACACGTTCATCTAGCACCCCTGTTAGTTGTAAAAGCAATATTATTCGTGATAGATCAAACAGTCATGCTTTAGAATCGAAGCGTATagacacacagtacaaaaatattgcgGATCATACTTCGGGATACATTGGTTCACAGAGTTCTTGTAGCTCACTCGGTGTTTCTCATTCTCCTATATCATTTTACACTAAGTATTCAAAAGGAGAAACGTTACTGagaaaaaatttgaataaaactaCAGATAAAGTAAAGGAAATCAAGAAGatcaatattaaagaaaagtataACGCTTCATCGACAACCACTGGTTTTCATAGTAGAGAAAGTTCTGCCGAGCACAGTGCCCCCTACTACTATTCGGATCTTTCATCACAGGAgcatattgatattttacCAACTTCtcattatatgaaaaatactaacatacacagaaaattaaataatcaacgACGGAAAGGCCTCTTGCATAAACGGAATGACATAACACATATACATAACCCGATCCACAGTAACAATGTTTTTGTATCCGATAATTCTTTTGAATTGGCAGCAGCTAGAAGTGTATCCGTTGAATTTCTAAGTGCAACAGAAAAAGATCCagaaatagatattaaaaatttatatgaatcGTCGAGTAGTAAACGCTCAAAAATACCAGAATCGATTGGTTTATTGGGTAGTCTAGGCTGTAAAAGAAATACAAGTAATTCGAAGTTTTCATCAGAAGAAAAGACGGTATCCGACCATTCAGAATTACAACAACGAAATTTGTTAAAAGCTAGGGTTTCAACTGGAAGTATGTCCTCACACTGCAGTGAAAACTCttcaaatactgtatattatgACGCTGAAACTGAAGCAACTACATATGAGAATATTTTTGTTGGAGAAAAACATTGGGATGAAGATCAACTATGGAGAGATAATTTAAGAAGAGTCTCTCATAGACATGCTCGTTCAATGGATGACTTAGATGCTTTGCCTGAATCTATAAGTTCTAATAATACACCCGATTTTAATAGCATTAAGCGCGTTAAGAAAGTTGTGTCAAACAATAAGGTGAGTAGAAACGTTACTTACGTAAATTGCGATATACAAGCAGAGATTTTAAGAAAGGATAAAAAAGTGGGCCATGCTATTCCTGATGAGAATGATGTTTATGTTAGTCTTGCAAATGATGTTAACATAACCTCAGATAACACTATTGTTGATGAAGGCGTCTATGAACAATTGTCAATCGATACAACTGAAATATCGTCAAATGACATATGTAACAGTAAAGAGAAACAGTCGAAAATCAACAGAAAACAGTTTGAAATAGATAGAGAAACATTAAGGCAGTGGGATTTGATGTCGAGTGGATTAATGAAAGATGGTTCAAGGCTAGTGCGGGGTGCGGTTATTGGTGGTAAAGTAAACGAAGCTGCATGCACGGACAACACAACTGAAAATGCAAGCAAGGGAAGTATCCACTAAGTTTCTGTGGTCCAGTTAGTAACTATGTAAGTTAAacttatattcatttaaacgCAAAGCAAAGTCACTTTTggcatttttatgtatattaaagaAGATAAGATGTACATAAGTACGCAAGCATGTTTTGATGTTAACACTGTATATAGCACTGAACTTGTAAATACATGATACACATTTTATCATGTTGAAACTAGTCTATGCTATTCGTAAAGATTATAAATCGTTAATTCATTTCTTGCAGCATCCTTAACAATATCAGGCACTAACATAGAATCTAACGCAAACAATAACCAAATTCAACAAACATTATCAAAGAAATCATTTGTCGGAAGTAATACATCTATTGGACGTAGTAATAGAGATGGGAATATACCAGTAAGAGCAGTCAGCCCAAGAGTAAGATGGGTTGAAGATAAAGCAAATGAGCATTACACGTCACAACAGATTAGTGCGTCGCAGCATAATGTAAGTTATATGTAATCTGTACTATTTATACTCTGCGGTGACTATGCCTAAAATATAGAGAAATATCATTAATGCAtgcattatataattttaattattaataaattaaatgtgttaAGCATTTTTTTGAAAACACTATTCACtatattacacaaatatttgacataccaaaaatattatgtatacaattttatacttttcttATGCATTTATTAGAAAGGTTTATTTGCCTTTTGCCTACTTGTTAGAAAAAGTGTAAGAGAAATAGACGTCTTATTTCTCAACTACGAGGTTCTGAAACTTATCtgatattacataatattacagcTTAATATATTACCGGGCACAGAAGAATCTTGGGCCACAATTAGGTCCCCTTCTCGGATGTCCCAACAGCCCGTAAGCGCTGTCAGTCCTAGAGTTAGGAGGAACACTGAAACTGACGAAATGGTATATagattgtcttttatttattatccttACATACCAGTATTACCCATATTATTTGAGTTCTGTCaatgttgtttattttacttGGGGGTACATACCATAAGATCGTTATTAATGCAAGATCAATTACGGTTTATAAAGTCTTTTAATCTGGGatttaaattgttacaaaataatgggctcaaaataataatcactATCTCTCAAACGTTGAAAATATGCTTGTCGCCgagtgttattattttaaatttttgtcaattgtagaaaaaaaaaacaaatgaaaatttggctttattatgtaatatgtactataataactttcaaattaataacgttctttaaaaagttatatgattttgttttgctttttttgtgttttgtacattttgttGCATTATTTGTTGGGTATAGCAAAAGGTGCCTCGAGAATTGGTAGACATACCGACAGCTGGTGAACTCCTGGGACGTAGTCATGAAGAATTAGTTCTCCTTCTGATACAATTACGTCGACGGCATGCTGCAATACATCGATCCATAGAGCAATGCTGCCACCAAATTAATAGTATAGAGGTGCTTtgctttttatgttttacgtttcttttctttttacaattttatatataatatactagcataccggccaagcgttgctgtggctaaggtttctgttatattacatagtagtaaactattcaagggaaacggtaggagaacaccagtcatggggaccaccatgcttttttggtggttatgccattcaattgtagcttatgtgaaacgttggtactttcaacacagcgccatctgttagaattgtatcaaataataaacaaatatttgcaataaaataatattgcgggtataaattgagatgtgagctatcctatcttttaagttggatcaaactacacacggtgtgcaaatttcattgatcggttcggtagtttaggagtccatagcggacaaacaacgtgacacgtaatttatatatattaagattatacaAGGCAATTAAATAAGTGTTTATACTTTTGAAACCTACACTTACATGAACtccataaaattaattgctataatataatatgtggactaataatagaaatttatttattactaacaaagtTTATCTCTTCCAGGAATGTCTTAGTTCTTTAAAAGCTTTAGAACGGGAGGAGAGTCTACGAAGGCTCGAACAATTGAAGATGCAATTAATGGAGCTAGAACAACAGTATGCAAAAAGCAAACCCCTTGTTCAATTAGTGGATAATATGGTGAAACTTGGGTCATTGTACAATAAACCTGGATCAACAATTGAACGTCTTGAGAGAAATCAGAGGCTAAGGCATAAGGTTCTAGCAGAGCATGCAGTTGAGCAACAACGGTGTgtactttaaaatatcttgaaaTGTATATATGTTACACCACATTctatatttacatacatacaaatcaATACATTGACTGCTCATTGGtttagtggttagtacccctgactgccaatccatgggtcccgggttcgtaCCCCGGCTGAGAGAAACATcaatgtgatgagcatttggtgtttaaatatgtatttatatgtgtatctatctataatatgtatgtatatccgttgcctagtacccataacacaagcttcaccagcttaccatggtgtgaattgtccaatcatataaaataaaataaaaataaaaaaattcccaAGAATGTGCAAAAATTACAGTGAACACAATAATGCCCaaaaacgtaaaataataactataatgGTGACAATACTAATTTGCTAATCTCTGTCTGTTCATAggtattttaaagttaagttTGTAGTCATTGAAGTCAAAATAATACAGGTCAACAATTTTGGTTTAGaccattttaattgttaattcttcaggctctttttttaattaattacaaataattttaactgtcACTACGTATTGACATTATCTAGTAACTACATATGTACATTTTTAGGTGGTTGGAAAGTGCTGCAGCTGGCAAACCCTTGGAAACAGAAGCAGCAAGAGCAAGAGTGGCGGAACTTTGGGCTTTGGAACAGGAGTTAGCTGATGAGGCGTCCATATTGCAAGGACTCAAAACCGATAAAGATGCAATAGAATCATTGCTTTCAGGTTTGTTGCTGGCAGATTTTTcacaacattttaaaacatattcttaaaagttaatttgtgCCAGtactattgtttaatttttatacagtaaacttttttatatgtatttataccaacataaaaaaaagaactatgaaatataatatataaaaaataaacgataCAAATTACTATTTGACGGGTATAtaggaatattttattatttgacgggtatattttttataattaaatgtatttttcttataaatgtaattaatatttgtcatgtatattagtttagtttgttttttattcctgtttagtttttttatttcttaataactatatgtaatatgtatttttgcacttcttgcctaccttatctaatttaataaattttttgtcttttctcacagtggttgcctggaagagatcgctcgaaagcgataaggccgtcAATAGCCctcctttacatttaattatgttacatttttatattgtaatgcaacgaagtgttaataaataaaaaataaataaatatacataccaCCTTAAACTACTAACAAActgcattaatatttaaaaattaaaaacctctTACATTCGTCTCTTACTCTTCTAAAACCTGTCGCAATTATATCCAGGTTTGGTGTAGAACTGAGTAAACGGTTAGCGAAATCATATGTAGAATTAGTGACTACTGGCGGAGGACAGCTTCACTTAGTGGGCATACCGGGATCTGAAGTACTTTTCAGGCAcaccacacacacacacacacacacacacacacacacagagcTTAAGCAATTGCGGAAGCAGGCCGAACAGAACTGACAGAACTGAACAGTTTAGTGCAAAGTAGATTGCcgaataataattgaaaaatctGTGTACTCAGATAGATTACTGATTACTACTAATTTATTGTGTATTTCCAAATTTTGaatgttaattaatgtttaaagaactttatttctcattacaaaaaatatttatttacatgagaaatttaatattaagtatatacgaacgagatacacgtcgctaTCAGCTAGCCCAATTTTATTCTAATGGGCTCattctgatttatttatttgaattaatttcattaaacctATTTGCTTAGACTACTGCTAGCTTCACTTCGCATAAAGTTTAAGAAACACATTTTCTCAAGAATCAAATTGTGATTTATCATAAagagatagggtattttatgGTAAGCATCATTAATGTGGTACaacgttttatttataggtGTTCGTAGTAAGCTGGATACAGTGAATTTAGAAGATCCACTTCATGGGGGAGGTCTTGAGGTGGAATTGGCCAGAGTTCACGCGATGCTGGCGCACAATTCTAAGGTTTATAAGGTTTTCATCTATACAAtgcacttattattttattacatacctAGTCACCTAttgctatatttttttgttatttggaatttcaaatttttattaaattataatagtttaaaaatacacGTCTATAAATGTCTTTTAATTGGCTGAAAACTATGatatttgtctctttctgtaaAGTTATGTTTAATCTGTGTTGAAAAGAGATATAATACtgaatagttataataaattagttatttGGTCCCGCTTTTGTCCATTTTccgacaatttaaaaaaaatatattaatttgaaataaatgcaACCATTTTCTGATGAATTACAGAAACTGGAGCAGACGGTAGCTGAAAACGCCCGAT contains these protein-coding regions:
- the LOC125053654 gene encoding uncharacterized protein LOC125053654 isoform X4 produces the protein MAAAPASCMNTENGCVMFDCLVHLWEWIDPPLQQTQFQMDAKKTIPAQQPLTHQHIMAHHVHPDQIYTQQQMSNHVTSNPPIQNQPNGVTHQQQQLIQNQYHATMTARSPLLENRHEIYGTSHNHEYARHYGANDNYNYQQQQSPTTERTEQIIHTDHNVNHDIVHNIPKGYNAEVYQDYLKRNPPKDSNQIYQNHQPMYRPNMNQYGSKPYLPYSNRIGPQSNTELLRRQYNEIQQLKMQQQLHYQNQAQMHQQQKFAERQLLLQQIHGVQPPPNLQNSIYSDSSYRDLDRYGSRNDFKEYTGDIQKDVDKYAKNNEYREIERQNKQFQEAQWQQNQEGFKEIERYRSPPEDEKTKHRSPPTDFNNQLKRNTGTMSPMKSSESSSPSVKSPSTESRRSSSGQALRSPTAQRIPSAPVTISGMLYKQGSDGLKVWRKRWFVLSEYCLFYYKSQDEEKLLGSVLLPSYKVSACTSEDKVMRKYAFKLEHANMRTYVLAAMDQESMMKWVKGLTMAALMQNYSEHQRKQIERTAKPEDDDIPGPTYANAPPKPRRSNDGYNSPGSDIYDPNYDLLIKPESQYNQSTSKQYQDQYGSKANQESYARTPQSPPQPPLYQTKRSNDLHNSGSNHERPQELYKFPQSPPFETRRLPDENMYQTQNNPFLQNYSGQETRIPLETQNTDQKSIKSYGDNYPETKTRNDNAHARDVYGELKDLKPVPTNSVNDRIMERRTPDAYGRSTTMSSYKNKLGDYEDVYSPYSSENPAKSPNLSLHRDNISLSSQKQQQKPNQTQEKVFSGPSVLRRKKMQASGIQPPMPRPHSADFLEYEARNESLNKTMPTRNNLDPHKNPQRPKSSLDINSYYDPSSETYYSEESYAEKMRQSAQYLQQQGLAPRNIQIPLAKYASGLAEKQLQSPYAHTPNNNYETEFGAKQRDNISYTSKYSDLEGLNSNWMLKEKDLEQQKDYLNRSGSVMSDGSNGSYLKEASKLEPNSDGFIRSASARLPTTERDGEKKVQQREESMKRLLEWKQRMLQSPLTRKSTPATISLARSLNQSRQSLRSDQYKPKTYSNNSYNSYSSDDEASLTISGTNIESNANNNQIQQTLSKKSFVGSNTSIGRSNRDGNIPVRAVSPRVRWVEDKANEHYTSQQISASQHNLNILPGTEESWATIRSPSRMSQQPVSAVSPRVRRNTETDEMQKVPRELVDIPTAGELLGRSHEELVLLLIQLRRRHAAIHRSIEQCCHQINSIEECLSSLKALEREESLRRLEQLKMQLMELEQQYAKSKPLVQLVDNMVKLGSLYNKPGSTIERLERNQRLRHKVLAEHAVEQQRWLESAAAGKPLETEAARARVAELWALEQELADEASILQGLKTDKDAIESLLSGVRSKLDTVNLEDPLHGGGLEVELARVHAMLAHNSKKLEQTVAENARLERELQQLRRALRARRAAPQPTHSHPTQPAQPTHPTAMLEDEVTRVQQLVTALQRQRQELSRAVRHLTQQSQVLQTTQDSMPGQHRPLSYWQETNLDTGHTIDHGQDYEYESHPIHYGQTEPLYVDTRPGDITSPMTSEDMQHSAFGHLSNVEKQEIKTVRIVKRESERRQRDRERSLQPMSDWSTNITTNIDQFLEEELVQPINNYRASSVPRTDYSKFEEYYAKQNKETPYLKFERNMELSPKYPSSPSLSNYDYSRDYKYSYDRLTLSNQYLNSPTESSRTLTNDISKTSSVMSLTRSNMELSPIFKSEAAKEIITEMSDTHKNGSLHRRQVPKEKRRHYTAPHHLSAKTLNELPKNGYKQDAMARSVDDADMERALRGAAPDVVRSALPATKIRDSIDQLLAAPQKIVIPERYIPEKPPELSPEEQQKRQEKVESIKKMLSSSSGDQTSTKSPDGEKRQREHLLQMNQILAKQVTEMSKIIAVKALEELPLTNNADDSDRSPDVELPIYQQRDNFFT